The nucleotide sequence GCGTCCGCCGACCACCACGCCTTCGCCCAGGCCCTGCGCCGGGCCCGGGGCGAGGGCGCGCAGGCCGGCCTCGCGGCCGCGCTCACCGCTCCCCCGGCCCCCGCGGCCCTCTGGGTCTCGGACGGGGTCGGCACCGCCCGGGTGTCGTTCAAGAACGCCGCCGGCGAGGTCGGGACGATCTCGCCCCGGACCGACCGCACCGACGTCGCCGTGGGGCCGGCCGGCGACACGATGGCCTACCGCGCCGGCGGCGTCGTCCACGTCGAGCCCCTGCCGCTCGGCAGCGGGACGGTCGTCGACCACCCCGCCTCCGACGTCCCGGCCGCCTGGGGGCCCGCAGGCGACGGGTTCGCGCTGACGACCGACGCGGGGCTCTTCGCCCAGTCGACCAACCCCGACTACCGCCTGCCGTTCGAGAGCCCGGTCGACGGCACGCAGCCCGCGGTCAGCCCCTACGGCGGCGAGCTGTTCGTGCACACCGGCTCCGGGGCCACGGCCGACATCACCGGGACGGCCGCACCGTTCATCGGCACCTACGGCGGGGTCGGCACGTACGCGCTCGGCCTGACCGCGTACCAGCCGGAGGGCCCCGGCCTCGGCCAGGAGCCGGGCACGGGCATCGTCCCGGGGGTCGACGACGGCGCGACCTACCTCGCCTTCGAGGGCGTCGTCCCCGCCGGCGCGGGGGCCCGCCTCTACGTCGACCACCAGGACACCCCCGGGTCGGACGGCACCGGCTACGGCACCCCCGTCGCCGTCGCCGACCTCGGCCCGACCCTCTGCGGGGTCGCGGCCCCGGTCTTCTCGCCGGACCGCCGCTGGCTGGCGTACGTCCGGCCGAGCGGCCCGGTCGGCAGCGAGTGCTCCGCCTTCGAGGTGCGCCTGCACAAGGCCGACTCGAGCAGCCGGTACTCGACCGACGGCGTGGACGTGCTGCTCGCCTCCCGGACCACGAAGCCGACGCTGCTGTCCTTCGAGCCGAGGAACCCGGCGGCCGACCCCCAGCGCATCGACGGCGCGAACCGGTACGAGGTCTCGGCGAACACCGCCGCGTACTACGACCCGACGACGAGCGAGGCCGCGGTCGTCGCGGGCGCCTACGCCGAGGCCGACGCGCTCTCCGGCGGCCCGCTCGCGACCGAGAACCAGGGGCCGCTCCTGCTCACCGACTCGCGGGCGCTGCGCCCCGAGACGGCCCAGGCCCTCGTCGGCAGCCTGGCCAAGGGCAAGACCGTCTACATCCTCGGCGGCACCGTCACCGTCCCGGCCTCGGTCGAGACCGCCATCCGCACCCTTGGCTACCCCACCAAGCGGATCGGCGGCGCGAACCGCTTCGAGGTCGCGGTCAACGTCGCCAAGGAGATGGACCGGCTGCGCGGCGGCACCGGCGGACCGACGCTGCCGACGGCGGCCTTCGTCTCCTCCGGCTGGGCCTTCGCCGACGCGCTGGTGGCCGGCCCGCCCGCGACCGCCTACGACGCCCCGATCCTCCTGACCAACGGGGCGAAGCTGCCCGACGTGACGAAGGCCTACCTCGACTCGCTCGGCCAGAGCGCGCAGATCTTCGCGATCGGTGGCTCGGGCAAGGACGCGGTCGTCCGGGACCCGCGCACCGAGGTCGTCGACGGCGCCAACCGCTACGAGGTCGCCGCCAACGTGGCGCAGCGCTTCTTCGCCGGGTGGTGGATCCTCGCCCTCGCCGACGGCCGCAACTGGCCCGACGCGGCCTCCGCCGGGGCGTTCATGGGCCTGTACGGCCAGCCGATCCTCCTGACCAACGGCAAGTCGACGCTGCCCGCCGGCACCGAGGCGCAGATCCGCCAGACCGAGGAGTCGATCGACAGCGTGCTCGTCTTCGGCGGGCTCCCGTCGGTGCCGCAGGGCGCGATGGACGCCGGGCAGCGCCTGGCCGGCAGCCAGACCTCGTACTACGGGCCGAACTTCACGAGCACGCAGTAGCCGGGCGGCCGCCTCAGGCGGTGTCGGGACGGACGGCGGGGAGCCCGGAGGCGGGCGACCCGCCGTCCGGCGTCACGCCGAGCACGTCCCGGAAGCTGGCCCCCACGGCGGCGGCCGCGCGGCGGGCGTCGCCCTCGGGCAGGAAGGGCCCGCTGGGGACGTCGTCGGGCCAGAAGCGCACGAAGTCCTTGCCGTCGGTGGCGGTCGGCACGTGCCACCCGTCGGCGAGGAGCCGCTCCTCCTCCTCGCGGGTCCACGGGAAGGACCCGCCGGCCCGCGGCGAGCCGACCCAGTGACCGCGCAGGTGGTCCTCGGCGCGCACGAGCCGGACGAAGGGCGCGACCGGGCGACGTCCGCCGCCGAGCAGCCAGCGCAGCCGCGAGCCGCTGCGGGCCATCCGCTCGTGCCCGGGCGGGGCCGTGACGGTGAGGGACGCGCCGTCGGCCAGGCCGCGCACGGCGACGACGAGCGCGTCCTCCCAGGTCGACCACGTGGTGGGCCCGGCGGCCCCGGACGGCGCGGCGTGCTCGGCGGTCATCGCTCAGCCCTCGGCGGCGGCCTTGTCCTGGGCGATCTGCCACCGGATGCCGGCCTCGATGAAGCCGTCGATGTCGCCGTCGAAGACGCCCGAGGTGTTGCCGACCTCGAAGTTCGTCCGCAGGTCCTTGACCATCTGGTACGGGTGCAGGACGTAGGAGCGCATCTGCTCGCCCCAGCTGGCCTTGACGTCGCCGGCGAGCTCCTTGCGCTCGGCGGCCTCCTCGGCCTTCTTGAGCAGGAGGAGCCGCGACTGCATGACCCGCAGGGCCGCGGCGCGGTTCTGGATCTGGCTCTTCTCGTTCTGCATCGACACGACGGTGCCGGTGGGCAGGTGCGTCATGCGCACGGCGGAGTCGGTGGTGTTGACCGACTGGCCACCGGGCCCGCTGGAGCGGAAGACGTCGATCTTCAGGTCGTTCTCGGGGATCTCGATGGTGTCGGTCTGCTCGATGAGCGGCACGACCTCGACGGCGGCGAAGCTGGTCTGGCGGCGGCCCTGGTTGTCGAACGGGCTGATCCGCACGAGGCGGTGCGTGCCGCCCTCGACGCTGAGGTTGCCGTAGGCGTAGGGCACGTCGACCTCGAAGGTGGCCGACTTCAGCCCCGCCTCCTCGGCGTAGGAGGTGTCGAGGACCTTGACGGGGTAGTGGTGGCGCTCGGCCCAGCGCAGGTACATCCGCATGAGCATCTCGGCGAAGTCGGCGGCGTCGACGCCCCCGGCGCCCGCGCGGATGGTGACGACGGCGGCGCGCTCGTCGTACTCGCCGGAGAGCAGGGTGCGGACCTCGAGCTCGCCGACGGCCTTGCGCACGGAGACGAGCTCCTTCTCGGCCTCGGCGAGGGTCTCGGCGTCGTTCTCCTCCTGGCCCATCTCGACGAGGGCCTCGAGGTCGTCGATCCGCGCGTCCATGCTCGTGACGCGGTCGTGCTCGGCCTTGGCCCGCGAGAGGCCCGAGGTCACCTGCTGGGCGCGCTCCTGGTCGTCCCAGAGCGAGGGCTCGGCGGCCTGCTGCTCGTACTCGGCGATCTGCCGCTCGAGGGTGGCGAGGTCGGTGACCTCGCGGACCGACGCCATCGTGCCGCGCAGGTCCTTGATCTCCTGGGTGAAGTCGGTGGCCACGAGGGGTCAGCCTACGCGAGCGGCTCCCGTGGCCCGGACGCAGGACGCGGCCCGCACCGAGGGGTGCGGGCCGCGTCGCGGGCGTGCGGGTGCGTCAGACGACGAGGCCCAGGAGCAGGACGGCGACGAGGCCGGTGACCGAGAGCAGCGTCTCCATCGCGGACCAGGACTTGAAGGTCTGGCCGACCGAGAGGCCGAAGTACTCCTTGACGAGCCAGAAGCCGGCGTCGTTGACGTGGCTGAAGAACACCGAGCCGGCGCCGATCGCGAGGACGAGGAGCGAGACCTCGGCGGTCGGCATCCCGGTGGCCAGGGGCGCGAGGATGCCCGACGCGGTGACGGTGGCGACGGTGGCCGAGCCGGTCGCGAGGCGGATGAGCACGGCGACGACCCACGCGAGGAGCAGCACCGAGATGCCGCTGCTGCGCACCCAGTCGGCGACGAGCTCGCCGATGCCGGTGTCGACGAGGGTCTGCTTGAAGCCACCGCCGGCGGCGACGATGAGGAGGATGCCGGCGATCGGCGGGAGCGAGGCCTCGAGGGACTTGCCCATCTCCTTGAGGTCCATGCCGGCGCCGCGGCCGAGGGTGGCCATCCCGACGAGGACGGCGATGAGCAGGGCGACGAGCGGGGTGCCGACGAAGTCGAGCGCGGAGCGGACGGCGGTGCCCTCGGCGGCGAAGATGTCGGCGAGCGCCTTGCCCATCATGAGGACGACGGGGGTGAGGACGGCGAGCATCGTCGTGCCGAAGGAGGGCCGCTGCGCGCGGGTCTCGCGCTCCTCGGTCTCGAAGAGGGCGGGGGCGGGCACG is from Arthrobacter sp. NEB 688 and encodes:
- a CDS encoding cell wall-binding repeat-containing protein, translating into MPRTLFPAVAVAALTALVATSATTASAVEPTVERDAPAPVSAASADHHAFAQALRRARGEGAQAGLAAALTAPPAPAALWVSDGVGTARVSFKNAAGEVGTISPRTDRTDVAVGPAGDTMAYRAGGVVHVEPLPLGSGTVVDHPASDVPAAWGPAGDGFALTTDAGLFAQSTNPDYRLPFESPVDGTQPAVSPYGGELFVHTGSGATADITGTAAPFIGTYGGVGTYALGLTAYQPEGPGLGQEPGTGIVPGVDDGATYLAFEGVVPAGAGARLYVDHQDTPGSDGTGYGTPVAVADLGPTLCGVAAPVFSPDRRWLAYVRPSGPVGSECSAFEVRLHKADSSSRYSTDGVDVLLASRTTKPTLLSFEPRNPAADPQRIDGANRYEVSANTAAYYDPTTSEAAVVAGAYAEADALSGGPLATENQGPLLLTDSRALRPETAQALVGSLAKGKTVYILGGTVTVPASVETAIRTLGYPTKRIGGANRFEVAVNVAKEMDRLRGGTGGPTLPTAAFVSSGWAFADALVAGPPATAYDAPILLTNGAKLPDVTKAYLDSLGQSAQIFAIGGSGKDAVVRDPRTEVVDGANRYEVAANVAQRFFAGWWILALADGRNWPDAASAGAFMGLYGQPILLTNGKSTLPAGTEAQIRQTEESIDSVLVFGGLPSVPQGAMDAGQRLAGSQTSYYGPNFTSTQ
- the prfB gene encoding peptide chain release factor 2; the encoded protein is MATDFTQEIKDLRGTMASVREVTDLATLERQIAEYEQQAAEPSLWDDQERAQQVTSGLSRAKAEHDRVTSMDARIDDLEALVEMGQEENDAETLAEAEKELVSVRKAVGELEVRTLLSGEYDERAAVVTIRAGAGGVDAADFAEMLMRMYLRWAERHHYPVKVLDTSYAEEAGLKSATFEVDVPYAYGNLSVEGGTHRLVRISPFDNQGRRQTSFAAVEVVPLIEQTDTIEIPENDLKIDVFRSSGPGGQSVNTTDSAVRMTHLPTGTVVSMQNEKSQIQNRAAALRVMQSRLLLLKKAEEAAERKELAGDVKASWGEQMRSYVLHPYQMVKDLRTNFEVGNTSGVFDGDIDGFIEAGIRWQIAQDKAAAEG
- a CDS encoding gluconate:H+ symporter, which translates into the protein MTTTDLHGLLFPALTAADEAAQSIPASRLVPAALLGIAVIVVLITRFRIHPFLGLTLGSLTVGAVAGVAMSDVVDSFTKGFGSTAAGVGTLIALGAMFGKLLADSGGADEIVDTLIGRSTERTLPWAMAGVGAIIGLPMFFEIGLVLLMPVIFLVARRAQVSIVKVGIPALAGLSAMHGLVPPHPGPLVAIDALKANLGITLGLGVLVAIPVIAVSGPLFAKVAGRWVDVPAPALFETEERETRAQRPSFGTTMLAVLTPVVLMMGKALADIFAAEGTAVRSALDFVGTPLVALLIAVLVGMATLGRGAGMDLKEMGKSLEASLPPIAGILLIVAAGGGFKQTLVDTGIGELVADWVRSSGISVLLLAWVVAVLIRLATGSATVATVTASGILAPLATGMPTAEVSLLVLAIGAGSVFFSHVNDAGFWLVKEYFGLSVGQTFKSWSAMETLLSVTGLVAVLLLGLVV